A single window of Leishmania major strain Friedlin complete genome, chromosome 10 DNA harbors:
- the MPK3 gene encoding putative mitogen-activated protein kinase 3 produces MHKSNQELSVPKIVGDFKVYNVSGSPFEVPSKYTLLKILGMGAYGIACSCLDGDTGEKVSIKKCRDVFRDVEDGKRVLREIDMMRFFHHENLLNVVNILPPLKREYHSFEDVYVVTPLMDVDMNVVLRSRQVLEESHMQYFVYQILRGLKYLHSANVAHRDLKPANLVTNISCELKIIDFGLSRSVDVPYSELTDYVITRWYRPPELLLENTNYSTAVDIWSVGCIFAEMYNRKPVFPGRNTMDQLRMIAQHIGKPPASIVEHREALEKLNELPDGSLNIPKLVPGLAGNTEGIDFLSKMWTLDPSKRPTAADMLAHPYLAHLHDEEDEPACSCPFLWAHESTPMGVSELRRAFWADIVDYNPSLEQATPPVTTAGGSSSKNGSGHHH; encoded by the coding sequence ATGCACAAGAGCAACCAGGAGCTGAGCGTGCCCAAGATTGTGGGGGACTTCAAGGTGTACAATGTGAGCGGCTCCCCGTTCGAGGTTCCGTCCAAGTACACGCTGCTCAAGATCCTCGGCATGGGTGCCTACGGTATcgcgtgcagctgcttgGATGGCGACACTGGCGAGAAGGTGTCCATAAAGAAGTGTCGCGACGTGTTCCGCGATGTAGAGGATGGCAAACGAGTGCTGCGCGAGATCGATATGATGCGCTTCTTTCACCACGAAAACCTACTCAATGTGGTGAACATTCTGCCTCCGCTGAAGCGCGAGTACCACAGCTTCGAAGACGTGTACGTCGTCACCCCGCTCATGGACGTAGACATGAATGTCGTACTGCGCTCTCGTCAGGTGCTCGAGGAGTCACACATGCAGTACTTTGTCTACCAGATTCTGCGTGGCCTCAAGTACCTGCATAGCGCGAACGTCGCCCACCGCGACTTGAAGCCCGCCAACCTCGTCACAAACATCTCTTGTGAGCTCAAGATTATAGACTTCGGGCTGagccgcagcgtcgatgTGCCGTACTCGGAGCTCACGGATTACGTCATCACGCGCTGGTACCGCCCGCCGGAGCTGCTCCTGGAGAACACGAACTATTCCACTGCAGTGGACATATGGTCTGTCGGGTGCATCTTTGCAGAGATGTACAACCGCAAGCCCGTTTTCCCAGGTCGCAATACGATGGACCAGCTGCGCAtgatcgcgcagcacatTGGCAAGCCGCCAGCCAGCATCGTCGAGCACcgcgaggcgctggagaagctgAATGAGCTGCCGGACGGGTCGCTCAACATTCCCAAACTCGTCCCCGGGCTGGCCGGCAACACGGAGGGCATAGACTTTCTCTCCAAGATGTGGACGCTAGACCCGAGCAAGCGTCCGACCGCGGCTGACATGCTCGCGCACCCATACCTGGCCCACCTGCACGACGAGGAAGATGAGCCGGCCTGCTCCTGCCCCTTCCTGTGGGCACATGAGAGCACCCCGATGGGCGTTTCGGAGCTTCGTCGCGCCTTCTGGGCCGACATTGTTGACTACAACCCGTCTCTGGAGCAGGCCACGCCGCCGGTGACGACGGCtggtggcagcagctcaaagaacggcagcggccaccaTCACTAG